TCTTTACCTtactacatacataccttgTCTCCCGCTTCTTGAACGGTCTCACCACGGCCGCCTGAGACGTTCAGTTACATCTGTGTGTCGCAATATTAGCCATCTCtccctttccttttcctcctgAGCTCAACCCGCTCATTCATTCACCTGCCCAGCGCCGAGTCCAGTTgtgccaaggccaagtcaaggcaaatcacatcacatcaaatCAAAGTACCTTATCTATCGCCTCGCCAAATTTAGTAATGCGGTCTGGTCTACAACTGGCGCCGCTGTCGTTGTCGTCATAACTTCACTATCATCCTCAGTTCGCATCGTCGCATCTATATCTCTCCTTTCCCATTCGTGCCGCCACAGACAATGGCAATCATGATCACCGCACCACAGCGGCGTCTACTCGTCCTTCtatcgaccttcttcttcgtatTTAGCATTTTTTATTGCTGTTCGCGTCTCGCAGCATTAACAGTTGGGCCCGTAGAGGTCGAGGACGAAGTCTTGCGTCCACAAGTCGAACTTCTTCGAGCCGATAACCCCATGTCTTATGGCATGTATAACAGACCGCGCTACGATGGTATCGACCTCATCAGGAATCTACCCAGTGAATACGTCCCTACAGTAAAGAATGGAAGGAGGTTGGTTGTGGTTGGCGATATCCACGGCATGCTTGACCCCTTCGAGAAGCtactcaagaagatcgaaTTCAACCCCAAGACAGACCACGTTATCGCAGTGGGCGATATGATTAACAAAGGCCCCAAGCCTTCCGAGGTAGTTGCTCGTCTTATGGAGCTCAAAGCCAGCGCGGTCCGCGGCAACCACGAAGATCGCGTCGTTCTTGCATGGCGCGGCCTCAGCTCTCAACAGGGCGTCGCCGCCTACCTCGATACCAAAGATGCTGCCAAGCACAGGGGCGAAGAGGCGGACTTGAAGACAGCCCGCAGTCTTTCCGAGGCGCAAATGACGTGGCTGAAAAACCTACCGGTCATTATATCTGCCGAATCCATGGCCCTCTACTTTGTGCACGCCGGCCTCGTCCCAGGCGTCCCACTCCCTCAACAAGACGCCTGGGCTGTCATGAACATGCGCACCTTGCGGTTCCCACGCGAAGAATTCCGTAAGAAGGAAATTGAAAAGAAACGAAAGCAGGCCGAGAAACTGCGACAAAAGGAGCTAGCAAAGGCGCAGGAGGACACGCAGGCAAAGTTTCAGCAGCGCAGTTTTGTTCCGGGAGAGGAGGATACCGACCCGCATGCTCACGCTGCCCGTGCTGAGCCCGCTCCAGCCGATTCCGCTGGTGCCGTACCGTCGACCGATGAAGCCGCCGCCGAACGCCCAAACCCTGATCGCGATGTATGGATTCCCATAGATGGCCACGAAGGTGAACGATGGACCGACCTATGGAATAGTGAGCAAAGGAAATTACGAGGACCCGACCGCCGTTCTGTCATCTACGGCCACGATGCCAAGATGGGCTATCAAGAGGACTCGTACACCTTCGGCCTCGACTCTGGCTGCGTCAAGGGTAACGCTCTAACTGGCCTGGTTATCCAGGCCAAGGAAGAAGGCGGCTGGAAACACTCAACTCATCAGGTCATGTGCAAAAAGGGATGGTGGTAAGGTCCTCACAATTTCGACGATACGATATCATGCTGTACAATGATGGTTTTAAGTCAATACTCGGGCAAGCGGTTTCACGCATTCTAGTTAGATGGCGTTATGGGTCATGATAATAATGACAATGATGGGTCATTTCTTGTCAAGATATGTAGACGGGAGTTCTCACGTAAACTAAAAAATTGCGGTTCACGACGTTTGAGGGATGATGATTTTGCTAGTTTTCTTTGAGCTCATATCCTCGATTTTCGTCATTTAGCCGCTATCTGTTTCAATGGGCACCTCACTCACGAGGCAAATTACAGCAAATGACTTCGCCTTAAGCTGAGGAATACTTGATGGATATGAACTATAGAAGATGTGTGGTATAAGCAACGACAACTCCCCAGCAAAGATCGTGAACAAATTATAGTTGGTTGTTCGCAGTCAGCTTCAGTGCTTTCTGCATTTCCACGTCAACACTGTcccttttaacttttttaaacATTGTCTCTTAAATCATCAACCATGCAGGAGATTTAggcgagcttctccttgaggatGCTCTTGAGGGTAACAGCATCAGCAGCGAACTTGCTGATACCCTCTCGGAGCTTCTCAACGGCCATCTGGTCCTCATTGAAGTCAAAGCGGAAGAGAGCCTCATCATTGATGTaagacttcttctcgatgtctAGAGAAGCAGCCTGGGAagcatcaagcttcttgggaACGGGCTCATTCGAGTTCAGGAGGTCCTCAAGCAGGTTAGGCTGTAAAAAATATTAGCGTCCTTGGTTCCTATTCGCAACACAGATTTGATGTGACATACAGAGATGGTCAAGTAGTCGCAGCCAGCAAGCTCAGTGATCTCGCCAGTGTTTCGGAATGAGGCGCCCATGACGATGGTGTTGTAACCGTACTTCTTGTAGTAGTTGAAGATGGTCTTGACGGACTGGACACCAGGGTCCTCCTCCTTGGAGTATTCCTTCTTAGTAGAAGCCTTGAACCAGTCAAGAATGCGGCCGACGAAGGGAGAGATGAGGTAGGCACCGGCCTCGGCAGCACCAACAGCTTGGACAAGAGAGAACATGAGGGTGAGGTTGGTGTTAATGCCGTGGTCGCGCTGGAGaatctcagcagccttgatgccCTCCCAAGTGGCGGCGATCTTGATCAGAATGCGATCCTTAGAAATACCCTGTTCACCGtaaagctttaaatttaCGTTAGCACTTCGTTCTAGAGTGGTAACCTGTGGCTATGGTGGCTTACCTCAATGAGGTGAAGGGCCTTGTTGACGGAAGCCTGGGTGTCGAATGAGTATCGAGCATCGACCTCAGTTGAGACCTTGCCGGgaatgatcttgaggatctccTTGCCAAACTCGACAAGAAGACGGTCGAGAGCATCATCGACCTGCTGGTCGATAGGGCCACCCTTCTGCTTAGCATAGTCAATGGCGACATCGATCAACTTGGCGTACTCGGCCTTCTTGGAGGCAGCGAGAATGAGAGAAGGGTTGGTGGTGGCATCCTGAGGCTTGTACTTGCCAATGGCTGTTGAGATGTCAGCTGCTGTTCATTCTTACATATCATGCCATGTCACATCATGGCGATCATGACTCCTTATGTCATATGGGTGAAGTTGGAACTCTTGGCTAGGATAGCAGGAGTCGTGGGCTCGGGGCGCATAACGATAGGGGTGTATACTAACAGACAAAGTCGCCTAAGAGTAAGAAGTTAGTAAAGTACTTGATCGAGTCCATGAGGTGCGGTAATTACCAGAGTCCGACACAACAGTCTATCGAGGTGGAAACAAACAAATGGTCAGTCATCAATTTCTCATGAGAGGCATAGTTACGGAAGGGCAAAAACAACATCTGGTCCCGAGGAAGACCAAGAGCGAGGAATTGGCGAGCCCAATTAATCAGAGGTGTTGTTTATCAAGCTCAAACATGAAGCCATGCTCGCTCTTGTTCGCACTCATAAACGAGTTGGAGGGGTAATGGTGGGGTGACATACAGTGCCGGTGGCCTTAAGCTGTTCGAGAGAggaagacatgatgaatggtaTTGATTCGTATCAAGAGTAATTTCGTtgaagagatgagaaagtgagatggaaagaaaagaagagagaggaagaatggaagaagaggaagaagaggaaggcgAGGGTACAACAAGAAAAAAGATTGGGGATTCCACCTAGAGTCGGGAAGGGACCTGACGTACACACGACGACTGGCGCTTTCTTTTCTATTCGTCTTCGCCCCTCACTCTCAACTCGGACTCTCTGACTTCACCCCTCCTCTGTATGTTTGAGCCCATactctaccttacctaccttagctaCGTCGACTGCCCcactacctaaggtatcttAGTATCCAATGTCATACCTAAGGATTGGATCGTGCTTGGGTAAGTCGGTGCCTTGACCGGGGCTCTCACCTCAACTGCTTCACCTACAGATTCTAATTTACAGCCGCGCCAGCCAGGAACGATGGGAACTCTAGACTACCTATGCAATCTGAATAAGAATGCTGTGTGCTCTGTGGTGCTGATTTTGCCTTTACTGTATCTCGTCATGCATGACATTTCATCAACAATGGATATCTTAGTACTTTGGCTACGAACCTATTGATATCAGTCATTCTATGCATCACTGGTAGGTATTTCAGATAGTTACATATGTACTGACATTATCGGCAAAGCAAGCGATGTATCCTTCGATTGTCTAAGGTAGGTTGGTAATCGCTACCGCCCCTCACCCCCCAACGTTTCTACTCTCACCTCACTCCAAGCGGACAAGGCGGGCAATCAGACCCCCACCCGCCACCTGGAGCTCAGTTGCTCCAATGGCCCGTCGAGACCTCGCTGAGTCCACCGAGGCCCTCAATGATGTCGACAGCATCCATACCTACCCACCTTATGGACAAACAATGCCGTGGAGATGTACTGCGCAGTGGTAACGAAGGTAATAAGGAAGTTAAGCAGCGGGGCTAACACGCTGGTTTGCAAGTtctacatacatacttaTTTAGCCGCTTACTTTTGCCTGCAACTGGGCCGTGCCATTTTCAGTATCAGTGTTTTTGGGCATTATCCGCTGTTGTGTCTGGTCCTTCTGAACACCATGTCACCGAAAATCGCGCCCTCAGATCATTGTTGCGGCGGACTTGAGCAGAAAGTCGCAATTAGAATTATGGGGCCAGGCGTGATTGATGTTTACTGTAACGTCATGTTTTCGGTTTACAGTCTTCCGAAGTGCTCACTCACACGAGGGTTCCGGTACCATCGGGATTCTCCCCGCCGAGCGCATGCAGCCTTTTACTCACCACCTCCACGTGCTACGAAGAGTGATTTGATGAGTGCTATCGAAATGGAAGCATTTAATACAATGTATGTAATGGATGCAGCTGATATGCAATAACAAGCGCAGTAATTCAACAAAATCGATCGAACTCTGGCACTACATACAAATATTGACATTGGCTACGGAGTATCCGTAGGTTGGCTGATATTGCTCAGCATGCTTATTTAGCCATGAGCTAAACTCAATGTTGTTTAGCGTCGAATTCACTCATCACGCAGCAAGTGCTTGTGTTGATGTTATTCACCTGTCGGAACCCCCAAATTTTCCAGAAGCTGCCATTCATGAAGCATCCAGTAAAGACTTTTGTTTCTGGTGCTTGTAACTAGTACATAGATAGTGACTGCAAACCCCATGACCACCCCAGGACACCATTCTCTTCCCTATTTTTCGTGCTTGAAGCTTCGTCTGTCAAATCCATTTGTAACATATTTGTAACCAAGAGCTTTGCTCCATAATCATCACCAGCGCCAACCTTGAAGCCGGGGGCTGCTTAGTCTTCAGTGATATCTCCATACTCCCACATACCCAGCCGCTGGTCCTTTGCCTGGCTCTCGACCTCCTTAAGATACTTAAGGGTAGACTCAAACGCCTTACTACGTTCccaagccttgagcttcttagGAACCATGCCGTACCCACCGGCAACAACTTCCTTGTTGATAGAGTCATTGGGTCCGGGAAGTTCTCCTGAGGATCCTGTGTCATACAATGTGATATAGCTCAGGTTCTCCTTGTTGTCAACAAAGTCGAAGTTGGCAACAAGTCGCTTATTCTCAGTGAGTTCGTAGATGAAATCGATAGCATCTGAGAAATAGTCGGCACCGGTAGGAAGTTGCACAAATGACAGAGAGGCATCAACGGCCTGAGCCTTCAACTTCTGCGCACCGAATTTGGGTTGATCCAGTCCTCGTAAATTAGACCAGGGAATCTTCTCACTGTTGCCGTAATCGATATAAACAACTTCAGACTTCTTGGCACTGCGGTCATTGGCCCTCACACGGGCTCGGTACCACTGACCATCAGCAGAGAATTTGGCTGAGACGTACTCTCCGGTCTTTGGAGCATCCTTAAGAGGGTTGTTGTTTTTGGAATCAAGGTGGAATCTTCGGAATTCGCTCATCAAGCTCTCAAGAGCGGCTGTTCCCTTGCCAatctcttggatcttgagTTTACCGTTCGCGTCAACATTAGTGATGATGACATCGCGGTAGTCGGTGGGCTTCTTGTCGATAGAGACTTCGGTTTCAGGGGCAACTTCAGCATTGTTCTCTTCCTCGTACTCCTCGTCCTGTGAGGGATCCCAATCCTGCCATAAGTTCTTCCGAGCCTccttggctttcttctcGGCGGTAAATAGCTCAGCAGCGTTACCAGACTTTTCCGCGGAATAAGCGTGAACAGATGCGAGACCTTCTTCGACCAAGACCTTGGCGAAGTTTTCTCGGTTGATATAAAGGTCACCGATGAACCCACCAACCTTGTCCATGTCATGGATATCTACCTCACAGTCGCGCTGGTTACATCGACGATTGGCAAGATCGAGGGACTCCTTGCCGAAAGGCTCACCACCTTCGCCATCGGCTCTGGGAGCTCGAGGGGCGCGGATTCCACCCAGAACCATTGTGAGTTTTACATTCTCTCGTGGAATCAAGATAGTGAACCTAGAACCAGCTTTGCAGAAGTCGACAATAGCAGGTACCTTCTTTTGTCGTTGTAGGGTAGCCAGCATGATTTTGGCTTTCTGTGTGTTCTCGGAGAGGTCGGTGTACTGCTTTGCCTTCTGAGGCTTGCCTGACCAcatgcccttcttctccgctTTAGCCTTCTCTTGGGCAGCGAGAAGGTCATCATAATTAGGGGCTCGGTCAGTGTCATCCTTTCGATGTCGGATGACTGACGCCCATCCGTTCTCAACCAGGAGAAGGTTGATATTGGTATTCTTTTCGGTGACAGTGGCGACTTCACGAGCTTCATATCCTTCTGTTGCGGGCTTGTTACCATCAATGCTGATCCTCACATGCTTCCCAATCAGCTTTTGACGAAGAAActccttggcttcttccCGGAAAGGACTTTCTGAAGGCTCTGTAGTGCGAGGCCCTCGGACactgctgatgttgatgcgcTTCTCTGTTGTTCCGGCCTTGTTTCTTACGAGAATGGTATCGGCACTAATGACCTTGGATACAATTGCGTCCTGGTTTCCGCTCTCAGTTTTGGCAACATGGTATTTGTGAAGCCGGAGCTTCTTGGATTGCGCCTGCTTCTCAGCAGCGCGGAGAGCCGCCATTTTTTCACCCAGCATAATAGAATGGAAGTCGTTGCATCGTGCAAGACCTTCTTGGAGTAGAAACTCGGCGATGTTTCCAACGGGGTGGATAAGAGAGGCAACAAGCTGCCCTTGGGCGCTAGCACCAACGATCTCAACCTTAATCCGACGCTGGAGCAACCTTGACTCAACAAATGATCTAGCCTCATTTCCATATTCCTCGGCCGGCTGAGTGGTACCAGTAGAGGGAAGTGTGCGTTCGGTGGCAGGCGTTCGGATACCTGCAATCAGGGTCATGGGCTGAACGTGCTTCTTCTCGGAGAGCAAGAGCCGCATTAATACGCGGTCGCCACTAAGAACTCGCTCAACAATACCATCCACTGTCTTGCCTTTCCACTCCTTCAAGAACTCAGGGCCACCGAGATCATTTTGAACCTCAATAATACCACCAACCCCGACGTGGAGTCCCTtgtcctcagccttggccttaTTTTCGAGCTGGCGGAGCGCCTCAAGGCGGTCAAGCACGTCGTCCGACTCCTCCTTCCGACCAGCATCCTCGCGGAccttcagccagccagctTTAACAAGCTCATCAGGCAGCATGGTTCCATCCTGCTGAAGTTTGGCAGTACCAAATTCTCGGCCGGAAGTAGGGATTGTGTACAGAACAGTTGCTTGAACGAGCTTTCCGACGACGAGGTCTCGAAGATACTCGCGAGACTGGAAGGCGAAAGGCTCGTCACCCTCGCGCTTCAAGTGAGGGGCCGTGACATAGGCGAGAGACAGGGTGCGTTCACTGTTGGGGTTCTTGGTGCTTGTCAATATCAGCGTGTCGCCACTAAGCACGCTCTTGACACGGCCGAGGAAGGTTTGGGACATTGTGGCGGATACAGGAGGACGAAGCGGAAAGACCTGTTTGATTCAAGCTCATGTTAGTCGAATGCTGAGAATTCAAGTGCAACAGCGATTTTGACAGGACACAGGAAGAACACTGGAAAACAGACGTAGGGACAAGAGACGGTGGAGATTGTTGCCGTGGGAGCTCTCACGATCCAAGAAGTTTCTGAATGAAAGGCCAAGCTAAGCAGAGCTTCAATTGAGTTTCAAGCTCCCTTGACCGTCGCCACCGCCAGATGACAATGATGCTATGGGTTAAGAAGATATCTCACACGTACCTAGGAACAGGGAGTTTGTGTTTCTTCTTAGAAGATCGAGCCTTATTGAGAAAACAAGTTGAGCTCAGATATTGAAGTTTGAAGGTCAGCAGAGGGGAGgacaagaaagaaagagcTTCATCTGAGCATTGAATGCGGAGTAGCAATCGCGTGAGGTCCCTTATGGCAAGGTGGCCCCAAGGCAAAGTTCGCCGCTAAAGGGTTGAATGTGGGGACAAACTCAGGGGTTTATGGCGGATGGATGTCCCTGCAGCTAGTGAATGATCGCGGGGTACCAGCATAACCTACCTTCCATAGAAAAGGAAGCGGCAGCTGTCTCCTTGGACAGCTTCAGCTAGGTAAAGCTATACCGAAATGGCTAGGAGCCCAGCAGCTCTAGATTTTGGAACCATGCCAAGGACGTGTAGGCGGAGTTGTCACAGATTCAAGCTTCTTATAGTGTGTTCTGGTACATGGTCTAGATGGTATAGTATGTCTGATACTGTCTTCAGGATGGAGCCATTGACTTTCCTCAATGTATCCAGAGTATCTTCGGAGCTTGAGCCCTCTTATTATGGCGGCATATGTCCCAAAATGTGGGCATTTTCAATCAGCATGTCGCTCAACTTGAACAAAGGTGTATGTGAGTTGACACTCTGCATCGAAAGTCACTAGCTGATAAGGCTTGGCTTGATTGTATTTAACTATTTTCGTTTGTTTCTCTTTGTATGGAGGCGGAGTGGGTGCCACGCCATACTGTTCATTACCTGACGGCTTCTTGATCCAAGCAATAAAAGTTTCATGTTATTGGTTTCCTTAGTTGGAGATTCCGATGACACCTGACAAAAGATTAGCACtagtaaataaactagatgtTGAGTTAAGCGTACCGCAAGCAGGCCGGGGACCAGCGTTGCCAGTCTTGAGGGACTCCTCGTTATCGCCCTTGCCGAGGTCGTCGGTGCCGGCGTGGATAACGACGGTTCGCTATACCATTGTCAGTGAAATGTTGGACATGGGCAGCAATCGTCTTACGCCGATGATGCTGTGGGGACCAATCAGCTTGACGAGGGAGTCGGTGACAGAGCCCTTAGCATTTCCCTGGCCATCAGTCTCCAGGTTTCCGAGGTCTCCAACGTGACGAGTCTCATCAGAGGGAGCACC
The window above is part of the Fusarium musae strain F31 chromosome 6, whole genome shotgun sequence genome. Proteins encoded here:
- a CDS encoding hypothetical protein (EggNog:ENOG41), with product MITAPQRRLLVLLSTFFFVFSIFYCCSRLAALTVGPVEVEDEVLRPQVELLRADNPMSYGMYNRPRYDGIDLIRNLPSEYVPTVKNGRRLVVVGDIHGMLDPFEKLLKKIEFNPKTDHVIAVGDMINKGPKPSEVVARLMELKASAVRGNHEDRVVLAWRGLSSQQGVAAYLDTKDAAKHRGEEADLKTARSLSEAQMTWLKNLPVIISAESMALYFVHAGLVPGVPLPQQDAWAVMNMRTLRFPREEFRKKEIEKKRKQAEKLRQKELAKAQEDTQAKFQQRSFVPGEEDTDPHAHAARAEPAPADSAGAVPSTDEAAAERPNPDRDVWIPIDGHEGERWTDLWNSEQRKLRGPDRRSVIYGHDAKMGYQEDSYTFGLDSGCVKGNALTGLVIQAKEEGGWKHSTHQVMCKKGWW
- a CDS encoding hypothetical protein (EggNog:ENOG41); translation: MSQTFLGRVKSVLSGDTLILTSTKNPNSERTLSLAYVTAPHLKREGDEPFAFQSREYLRDLVVGKLVQATVLYTIPTSGREFGTAKLQQDGTMLPDELVKAGWLKVREDAGRKEESDDVLDRLEALRQLENKAKAEDKGLHVGVGGIIEVQNDLGGPEFLKEWKGKTVDGIVERVLSGDRVLMRLLLSEKKHVQPMTLIAGIRTPATERTLPSTGTTQPAEEYGNEARSFVESRLLQRRIKVEIVGASAQGQLVASLIHPVGNIAEFLLQEGLARCNDFHSIMLGEKMAALRAAEKQAQSKKLRLHKYHVAKTESGNQDAIVSKVISADTILVRNKAGTTEKRINISSVRGPRTTEPSESPFREEAKEFLRQKLIGKHVRISIDGNKPATEGYEAREVATVTEKNTNINLLLVENGWASVIRHRKDDTDRAPNYDDLLAAQEKAKAEKKGMWSGKPQKAKQYTDLSENTQKAKIMLATLQRQKKVPAIVDFCKAGSRFTILIPRENVKLTMVLGGIRAPRAPRADGEGGEPFGKESLDLANRRCNQRDCEVDIHDMDKVGGFIGDLYINRENFAKVLVEEGLASVHAYSAEKSGNAAELFTAEKKAKEARKNLWQDWDPSQDEEYEEENNAEVAPETEVSIDKKPTDYRDVIITNVDANGKLKIQEIGKGTAALESLMSEFRRFHLDSKNNNPLKDAPKTGEYVSAKFSADGQWYRARVRANDRSAKKSEVVYIDYGNSEKIPWSNLRGLDQPKFGAQKLKAQAVDASLSFVQLPTGADYFSDAIDFIYELTENKRLVANFDFVDNKENLSYITLYDTGSSGELPGPNDSINKEVVAGGYGMVPKKLKAWERSKAFESTLKYLKEVESQAKDQRLGMWEYGDITED
- the SOD1 gene encoding Superoxide dismutase [Cu-Zn] gives rise to the protein MVKAVSVLRGDSKVSGTVIFEQESESAPTTITWDITGNDPNAKRGFHIHTFGDNTNGCTSAGPHFNPHNKTHGAPSDETRHVGDLGNLETDGQGNAKGSVTDSLVKLIGPHSIIGRTVVIHAGTDDLGKGDNEESLKTGNAGPRPACGVIGISN